In one window of Paucidesulfovibrio gracilis DSM 16080 DNA:
- a CDS encoding response regulator, translating into MSKVKVLVVDDEQDFVKLFVKRFLMRNLDVRGVNSGQEALEYLRSNDIDVVVLDVKMPGMDGLETLQEIKKRHPHVEVIMLTGHGSVKSGIQGISLGAYDYVLKPFKIEDLLGRILKAYERSRLNRGRQP; encoded by the coding sequence ATGAGCAAGGTCAAGGTGTTGGTTGTGGACGACGAGCAAGACTTCGTGAAGCTTTTCGTCAAGCGTTTCCTGATGCGCAACCTGGATGTGCGGGGGGTGAACAGCGGCCAGGAGGCGCTGGAATACCTGCGGTCCAACGATATTGACGTGGTGGTGCTGGACGTGAAGATGCCGGGTATGGACGGCCTGGAAACCCTTCAGGAGATCAAAAAGCGGCACCCGCATGTGGAAGTGATCATGCTTACGGGCCATGGGTCCGTGAAATCCGGCATCCAGGGCATCAGTCTGGGGGCTTATGATTACGTGCTCAAGCCGTTCAAAATCGAGGATTTGTTGGGTCGAATTCTCAAGGCGTACGAGCGTTCCAGGTTGAACCGTGGGCGGCAGCCATGA
- a CDS encoding ATP-binding protein: MDARGYGILRWKFIGVIVCFSLIPVVALGSFINSRFSRTYEEKVTSNLRIMIENKRYAVDMFLQERIAQVRNLAYTHTLSEMGDQTFLSELFGTIRTGSASFIDLGVIGSDGRHVAYAGPYDLVGANYADEDWFHQVTLKGVYVSDVFMGFRNYPHFIIAVLRRDGDQSWILRATIDSEVFNRLVQSVQLGRRGDAYLVNGEGVLQTPSRFGPPALERCFLPVEGINELTILDLPSHERRELAGIVPLRTMDWKLVISEDPSEEMSPLLTVRSIALFLVLGGVVVIFAGAFLTTRSIVAKVERADREKAAADVNLMQSSKLAALGKMAAGVAHEVNNPLTLIREAAGWITDLLTDEDPECLKHFEEIEEAARDIDRHVERAKTVTHRMLGFARRMEPVQENVDVGALVEGTISFLANEAMHRNIIIQREYAPDLPLINTDATQVQQVVLNLLENAIDAVGRDGSIQVRTGTGSGEVSFSVSDTGPGIDPQLIHKIFDPFFSTKKVGEGTGLGLSITYGIVERLGGRINAESEPGRGATFTVHLPA, translated from the coding sequence ATGGACGCCAGAGGATACGGCATTTTGCGGTGGAAGTTCATCGGAGTGATCGTCTGCTTTTCACTCATCCCGGTAGTGGCGCTCGGCTCATTCATCAATTCCCGGTTCAGCCGTACCTATGAGGAAAAAGTTACGTCCAACCTGCGGATTATGATTGAAAACAAGCGGTACGCCGTGGACATGTTTCTGCAGGAGCGCATCGCCCAGGTCCGCAACCTCGCGTATACGCATACCTTGTCGGAAATGGGCGACCAGACGTTTTTGTCGGAACTTTTCGGCACCATCCGCACGGGATCGGCTTCGTTCATTGATCTGGGTGTCATTGGCAGCGATGGCCGCCACGTGGCCTACGCCGGACCGTATGATCTGGTTGGCGCCAACTACGCGGATGAGGACTGGTTCCATCAGGTCACGCTGAAGGGGGTGTATGTCTCCGACGTGTTTATGGGCTTTCGCAATTATCCCCATTTCATCATCGCTGTGCTGCGCCGGGATGGAGATCAGAGCTGGATTTTGCGGGCGACCATTGATTCCGAAGTGTTCAACAGGCTGGTGCAGAGTGTGCAGCTCGGCAGACGCGGCGATGCCTATCTCGTGAATGGGGAGGGAGTGCTGCAAACTCCGTCCCGGTTCGGTCCGCCCGCGTTGGAGCGCTGCTTCCTGCCCGTAGAGGGCATCAACGAGCTGACGATTTTGGATCTGCCGAGCCATGAGCGACGGGAGTTGGCAGGAATTGTTCCCTTGCGGACCATGGACTGGAAATTGGTCATTTCCGAAGACCCCAGCGAGGAGATGTCCCCCTTGCTGACCGTTCGTTCCATTGCTCTGTTTTTGGTGCTGGGCGGGGTGGTGGTGATCTTTGCGGGCGCGTTTTTAACCACTCGGAGCATTGTCGCCAAAGTGGAACGGGCGGACCGTGAAAAGGCGGCGGCGGATGTGAATCTAATGCAGTCCAGCAAGCTCGCGGCCCTGGGCAAGATGGCCGCCGGGGTAGCCCATGAGGTCAACAATCCTCTGACGTTGATCCGTGAGGCCGCGGGCTGGATCACGGATTTGCTGACGGATGAGGATCCGGAATGCCTGAAGCATTTTGAGGAAATCGAAGAAGCGGCACGGGATATTGATCGGCATGTGGAGCGGGCCAAAACAGTGACCCACCGCATGCTCGGTTTTGCCCGGCGTATGGAGCCTGTGCAGGAGAATGTGGATGTGGGCGCATTGGTGGAAGGGACCATTTCTTTTTTGGCCAACGAAGCCATGCACCGCAATATCATCATTCAACGAGAATACGCCCCGGATCTGCCCCTGATCAACACGGACGCCACCCAGGTGCAGCAGGTCGTGCTCAATCTGCTTGAAAACGCCATTGACGCTGTGGGGCGCGACGGTTCCATCCAGGTGCGAACCGGAACCGGCAGCGGGGAAGTGAGCTTCAGCGTGAGCGATACGGGACCGGGAATCGATCCCCAATTGATACACAAGATTTTTGATCCGTTTTTCTCCACCAAAAAAGTGGGGGAGGGGACGGGACTGGGGCTTTCCATCACCTACGGCATTGTGGAGCGGTTGGGAGGCCGGATCAACGCGGAGAGCGAGCCTGGGCGGGGCGCCACGTTCACGGTGCATCTGCCTGCCTAG
- a CDS encoding PEP/pyruvate-binding domain-containing protein, translated as MGTALLAIRRFLGRGTRERGARQLAELREEYRVRCRSFRLLVKANHEALSALAELEELRRAESPFGMARIRALSVRALMAGFQMVRQLNRMVPGPYEDLFVSLKQIRMAVDSVLRRPEPVNRSNNVLAVERLTRVDANETGGKLARLGEARQRLGVRIPEGFVITASACRRFLERNDLPGEIDRLLQMADLGNLEALYALSSQLRGMVQGATIPAGLLRDMNEELARMQALSPEPLRLAVRSSALGEDVPGASFAGQFHTELNVRPENVAEAFKAVVASKYGPSAMAYRLHRGIRDCDVDMSVGCMEMVRARAGGVVYTRDPLEPDADTVVISAVPGLPQAIVDGAAACDRFSVTRKGRRMVCREIGHKEQRTDCHDGEGTVASELPPSEQGQPSITDEQAAALAGLGMRLEKIFDAPQDVEWTIREDGAVVLLQCRDMHFAQSQADDGEEEDEGVPAAVDLPDPLLCGGVPASSGAASGPVVIVRSDADALQFPPGAVMVARSARPRWAPLLSRACAVITEHGSSAGHLACVAREYGIPALFSVPDALTVLSPMQEQERVVTVDADHGAVFSGQVEIVTRRGPAQGVLFGSAVHQCLETVLEHLTPLHLDNPDARSFAPNNCRTLHDVLRYCHEMGVREMFGAEPRTALERGVSRRLVDGVPLQYWVVDLENGLATADPSSPDGRQKTVDFSLVRSRPMLALWEGMRAISWEGPPAVDAGGLVSIMVRSASDPGLAEGAACPYAVRNYFLITREYCSLQSRFGYHFSTVEAVLGDDPEENYVIFQFKGGGADRERRVARARLVGEVLEEHSFLVELKDDALYARLEVAEATQMAELLRMVGYLVIHTRQLDMVMGDSAGVARVAERIRRDLQTIAESFRNGNDHEATQGE; from the coding sequence ATGGGGACGGCACTCTTGGCCATACGCCGGTTTCTCGGACGCGGCACCCGTGAACGCGGGGCAAGGCAGCTGGCGGAATTGCGTGAGGAGTACCGGGTGCGTTGCCGGAGTTTCCGTCTGCTGGTCAAGGCCAATCATGAAGCCTTGTCCGCTCTGGCGGAGTTGGAGGAACTGCGCCGGGCGGAGTCCCCGTTCGGCATGGCCAGAATCCGGGCGCTGTCCGTCCGTGCGCTGATGGCCGGATTTCAGATGGTGCGCCAGTTGAACCGCATGGTTCCCGGTCCCTATGAAGACTTGTTTGTATCGTTGAAGCAGATTCGGATGGCCGTGGATTCGGTTTTGCGCAGGCCCGAGCCGGTCAATCGGTCCAATAATGTTTTGGCCGTGGAGCGGTTGACCCGGGTGGACGCGAATGAAACCGGAGGGAAATTGGCCCGGTTGGGCGAGGCGCGGCAGCGCTTGGGAGTCCGTATCCCCGAGGGATTCGTTATCACGGCTTCGGCGTGTCGTCGGTTCCTGGAACGCAACGACCTTCCCGGTGAGATCGACCGGCTTTTGCAGATGGCGGATCTCGGAAATTTGGAAGCGTTGTACGCCCTCAGTTCCCAATTGCGTGGCATGGTGCAGGGGGCCACGATCCCGGCCGGTTTGTTGCGGGATATGAATGAAGAACTGGCGCGGATGCAGGCGTTGTCGCCCGAGCCGCTACGCTTGGCCGTGCGCTCCTCCGCCTTGGGAGAGGATGTGCCGGGAGCATCCTTTGCCGGACAGTTTCATACGGAGCTGAACGTGCGGCCGGAAAACGTGGCCGAGGCCTTCAAGGCTGTGGTGGCGAGCAAATATGGTCCATCAGCCATGGCTTACCGGCTGCATCGCGGGATTCGCGATTGCGACGTTGATATGTCTGTGGGTTGCATGGAAATGGTCCGGGCGCGTGCCGGGGGGGTGGTCTATACTCGCGACCCCTTGGAACCCGATGCGGATACCGTGGTCATCAGCGCAGTGCCTGGATTACCGCAGGCCATTGTGGACGGTGCGGCCGCCTGTGACCGGTTTTCCGTGACCCGAAAAGGCCGTCGAATGGTTTGCCGTGAGATAGGGCACAAGGAGCAGCGGACCGATTGCCATGACGGGGAAGGGACGGTTGCGTCGGAGTTGCCGCCCTCGGAGCAGGGACAACCAAGTATTACGGATGAACAGGCCGCTGCATTGGCCGGTTTGGGAATGCGCTTGGAAAAGATTTTTGACGCGCCCCAGGATGTGGAGTGGACCATTCGTGAGGATGGTGCGGTGGTGCTTTTGCAATGCCGGGACATGCATTTCGCGCAATCGCAGGCCGACGATGGAGAAGAGGAGGACGAGGGTGTGCCCGCAGCGGTGGACTTGCCGGATCCGTTGCTGTGCGGTGGCGTTCCCGCGTCTTCGGGTGCGGCTTCCGGTCCTGTGGTCATTGTGCGGAGCGATGCGGACGCGCTTCAGTTTCCTCCCGGTGCGGTGATGGTGGCGCGGAGTGCGCGGCCCCGCTGGGCGCCGCTCTTGTCCCGCGCCTGCGCCGTTATTACGGAGCACGGCTCTTCGGCCGGGCATTTGGCTTGTGTGGCCCGGGAATACGGTATCCCGGCCCTGTTTTCCGTGCCGGATGCCCTGACAGTGCTTTCTCCCATGCAGGAACAGGAACGAGTTGTCACGGTGGATGCGGACCATGGAGCCGTGTTTTCTGGACAGGTGGAGATCGTAACCAGGCGCGGCCCCGCACAGGGCGTTTTGTTTGGCAGTGCGGTCCATCAATGTTTGGAAACCGTTTTGGAGCATTTAACGCCGTTGCACTTGGATAACCCTGATGCGCGATCCTTTGCGCCGAATAATTGTCGAACCCTGCACGACGTGTTGCGCTACTGCCACGAAATGGGTGTTCGGGAGATGTTTGGCGCGGAGCCGCGAACAGCGCTGGAACGCGGCGTGAGCCGTCGTCTGGTGGATGGGGTGCCGTTACAATATTGGGTCGTGGATCTGGAGAACGGACTTGCGACGGCTGACCCGTCCTCCCCGGATGGGCGGCAAAAAACCGTGGATTTTTCCCTGGTGCGATCCCGTCCCATGCTGGCTCTTTGGGAGGGCATGCGGGCCATATCCTGGGAAGGACCGCCTGCTGTGGATGCCGGGGGACTGGTCTCCATTATGGTGCGGTCCGCCTCGGATCCCGGATTGGCGGAAGGGGCCGCATGTCCCTACGCGGTGCGAAATTATTTCTTGATCACTCGGGAGTATTGTTCCCTGCAATCCCGTTTTGGCTACCATTTCAGCACAGTGGAAGCTGTTCTGGGTGATGACCCCGAGGAAAATTACGTGATTTTCCAGTTCAAGGGCGGGGGCGCGGATCGGGAGCGCCGTGTGGCCCGGGCGCGCTTGGTTGGGGAGGTGCTGGAGGAACATTCGTTTTTGGTGGAGCTGAAGGACGACGCTCTGTATGCGCGTCTGGAAGTGGCCGAAGCGACGCAGATGGCCGAATTGCTTCGCATGGTGGGATATCTGGTGATCCACACGCGGCAGCTGGACATGGTCATGGGAGATTCCGCCGGGGTCGCCCGGGTGGCGGAGCGGATACGGCGGGATTTGCAAACCATTGCGGAATCGTTCCGCAACGGCAACGACCATGAGGCAACGCAGGGAGAATGA
- a CDS encoding hemolysin family protein — translation MIELILAVGLATFVSAFCSVAEAVLYSFPWSLVESLKKDGLRTGEMLEALRKNVEEPITAILTLNTVAHTVGAALAGAAWASVYGEDSLGMFALAFTIVILLFSEILPKTVGVVYSKSLAPALARPMLWMVVFFKPVARMATFMGRIIRRNRDAPDASEEDLLALVSLTRRAGTIKPYEARSIHNILSLDDKTVDQIMTPRTVVFSLPESMTVAQARESRSNWPHSRFPVYEGDDPEDVVGVVYRRQVFEALADDKDDKRLADLMRPVRFVPESMTLDKVLVRFLESRMHLFVVLDEYGGIAGVVTLEDVLEEILGSEIVDETDQVVDMRELARKRRDAVASRRAKDKGRS, via the coding sequence ATGATAGAATTGATACTCGCCGTGGGACTGGCCACGTTCGTTTCGGCCTTTTGCTCGGTTGCCGAAGCCGTTCTGTATTCGTTTCCATGGAGTCTCGTGGAGTCGTTGAAGAAGGACGGATTACGCACCGGTGAAATGCTGGAGGCGTTGCGTAAAAACGTGGAAGAGCCGATTACGGCCATTTTGACGCTGAATACCGTGGCCCACACTGTGGGCGCGGCCCTGGCCGGTGCGGCATGGGCTTCTGTCTACGGGGAAGACAGCCTGGGCATGTTCGCCCTGGCCTTCACCATAGTCATTCTGCTTTTTTCCGAGATTCTGCCGAAAACAGTAGGGGTGGTGTATTCCAAGTCCCTGGCGCCGGCACTGGCCCGGCCCATGCTGTGGATGGTGGTGTTTTTCAAGCCTGTGGCGCGGATGGCGACGTTCATGGGGCGGATCATCCGCCGAAACCGGGATGCGCCCGATGCCAGCGAGGAAGATTTGCTGGCCCTGGTGAGCCTGACTCGGCGGGCGGGAACCATCAAACCGTATGAAGCCCGGTCCATCCACAATATTTTGTCCCTGGACGATAAGACTGTGGACCAGATCATGACGCCGCGGACCGTGGTGTTTTCCCTACCGGAAAGTATGACCGTGGCCCAGGCCAGGGAGTCGCGTTCCAATTGGCCGCATAGTCGGTTCCCCGTGTATGAGGGGGATGATCCCGAAGATGTCGTGGGCGTGGTTTACCGGCGGCAGGTTTTCGAGGCGCTGGCCGACGACAAGGACGACAAGCGCCTTGCCGACCTGATGCGGCCGGTGCGTTTCGTGCCGGAAAGCATGACGCTGGACAAGGTGTTGGTGCGGTTTCTGGAAAGCCGGATGCATCTGTTTGTGGTGTTGGACGAGTATGGCGGCATCGCCGGGGTGGTGACCCTGGAAGATGTGCTGGAAGAAATTCTCGGAAGTGAAATCGTGGACGAGACCGATCAGGTGGTGGACATGCGCGAACTGGCCCGCAAACGCCGGGACGCCGTGGCCTCACGCCGTGCCAAAGACAAGGGCCGGTCCTGA
- a CDS encoding glycosyltransferase family 9 protein codes for MTSPRASQTCVAFRLGALGDVVLTTGVLDWWHRQYGYSFIFITRPGPASILRGHPAIERVVPIPEERLHGTSWLQTALQLSREYAGKPLLDLHGTLRSRLLSTLWRGPVERYPKFGLQRRLYHRLRLEPFRRFLERTNVPQRYSLALENIPPEPEELLPQIRTDHRDQARANVLLQGCSRPLVALHPYATHPDKAWPREHWRVLARLLTDAGLDWFVMGHNGSPLFPDRTPESSGDAPGRDLTNTTSLSEACALLSRSDVLVTNDSGPMHLAAGVRTPVAALFGPTSRAWGFYPAGPHDVILERPMTCRPCSLHGKNHCSNHRECLRGITPQSVLQAVQTILASAAASQPPR; via the coding sequence GTGACATCACCCCGCGCAAGCCAAACCTGTGTCGCCTTCCGTCTCGGAGCCTTGGGCGACGTGGTGCTCACCACCGGAGTTCTGGACTGGTGGCACCGTCAATACGGATATTCCTTCATTTTCATCACCCGACCCGGACCTGCCTCAATTCTTCGCGGGCATCCCGCCATTGAACGCGTGGTTCCGATTCCCGAAGAGCGTCTGCACGGCACGAGCTGGCTGCAAACAGCGCTGCAACTGAGCCGTGAATACGCGGGCAAACCCCTGCTGGACCTGCATGGCACACTGCGGTCGCGCCTGCTCTCCACCCTCTGGCGCGGTCCTGTGGAACGCTATCCAAAATTCGGATTGCAACGACGGCTCTACCACCGTCTTCGGCTGGAACCGTTTCGCCGTTTTCTGGAACGCACCAACGTGCCACAACGGTATTCCCTTGCCCTGGAAAACATTCCTCCCGAGCCGGAGGAACTTTTACCGCAAATCCGCACGGATCACCGGGATCAGGCCCGGGCCAACGTCCTGCTCCAGGGCTGCTCGCGTCCCCTGGTGGCCCTGCATCCCTACGCCACCCACCCGGACAAGGCCTGGCCCAGGGAACATTGGCGCGTGCTCGCCCGCCTGCTCACAGACGCCGGACTGGACTGGTTCGTCATGGGCCACAACGGCAGTCCGCTGTTTCCGGACCGCACGCCGGAATCCTCCGGTGACGCTCCGGGCCGCGACCTGACCAACACCACAAGCCTCAGTGAAGCCTGCGCCCTGCTTTCCCGGTCCGATGTCCTCGTAACCAACGACTCCGGTCCTATGCATCTGGCGGCCGGCGTACGCACCCCCGTAGCGGCTCTGTTCGGCCCCACGTCCCGAGCCTGGGGCTTTTATCCGGCCGGCCCGCACGACGTCATCCTTGAGCGTCCCATGACGTGCCGCCCGTGCTCCCTGCACGGCAAAAACCATTGTTCCAACCATCGGGAATGCTTGCGCGGCATCACTCCGCAAAGCGTACTCCAGGCCGTACAGACTATCCTTGCATCCGCCGCAGCATCCCAACCGCCGAGGTGA
- a CDS encoding response regulator, with protein sequence METKIRVLVVDDEERFCENMVRLLNRQGMEAQGVHDGAGALDLLAEAEFDVVLLDMKMPEMDGRAVFEGMEALGVDAQVVVLSGHASVNDAMEMMSHGVFDYLIKPCPTETLVKKVRQAHLEKRLEQGDVDMDDLTRVDA encoded by the coding sequence ATGGAGACGAAAATCCGTGTGTTGGTTGTGGATGACGAGGAACGGTTTTGCGAAAATATGGTCCGCCTGTTGAACCGGCAGGGAATGGAGGCTCAGGGAGTGCACGACGGTGCCGGGGCGTTGGATCTGCTGGCTGAAGCAGAGTTCGACGTGGTGCTGCTGGATATGAAGATGCCGGAAATGGACGGGCGGGCCGTCTTTGAGGGCATGGAGGCGTTGGGCGTGGACGCGCAGGTGGTCGTGCTTTCGGGCCATGCCTCGGTGAATGATGCCATGGAGATGATGTCTCACGGTGTTTTTGACTATTTGATCAAACCGTGTCCCACGGAAACATTGGTGAAAAAGGTCCGGCAGGCGCATCTTGAAAAACGTTTGGAACAGGGTGACGTGGACATGGACGACCTGACCCGTGTGGACGCCTGA
- a CDS encoding sensor histidine kinase: MTASVVRTGQPGWLHSLLIVERYVAPAVVFLVALAALEVGGRCGLLIAVGCAVALALLGFRLWWDLAGSRREIRVLNEQLIQSQKLSALGELSAGVAHEINNPLAVIAQEVELMEMLLPRATFERMEDRDDVVDCLGEITRQVDRCCHITRGMLDFARKREAVIQQTDMNQLIDDMVRLVELEIRNKEIFIEREYAEPPPNVCTDPPLVRQVVLNLLNNAAQAMGGDGRITIATRHLDGDGVEMRIRDTGPGIAREHLEKIFNPFFTTKEPGKGTGLGLSICLRIVNELGGTLAVESERGRGAEFIVRLPSLTQRED, encoded by the coding sequence ATGACCGCGTCCGTGGTCCGGACCGGACAGCCCGGTTGGTTGCACTCGCTGCTGATTGTGGAGCGGTATGTGGCTCCTGCCGTGGTCTTCTTGGTGGCCCTGGCCGCCCTGGAGGTTGGGGGGCGTTGCGGACTGCTCATCGCTGTGGGGTGTGCCGTGGCCCTGGCGCTGCTGGGCTTTCGTCTGTGGTGGGATCTCGCGGGCAGTCGTCGCGAAATCCGCGTGCTCAACGAGCAGTTGATACAGTCGCAAAAGCTTTCCGCCCTGGGCGAATTGTCCGCCGGGGTGGCCCATGAGATCAACAATCCCCTTGCCGTGATCGCTCAGGAAGTGGAGCTGATGGAAATGCTTTTACCCCGTGCCACATTTGAACGGATGGAAGATCGGGATGACGTGGTGGACTGTCTGGGAGAAATCACACGACAGGTGGACCGCTGCTGCCACATTACGCGGGGAATGCTTGATTTTGCCCGCAAACGGGAGGCCGTGATTCAGCAGACGGATATGAACCAGCTCATAGACGACATGGTTCGGCTGGTGGAGTTGGAGATTCGTAACAAGGAAATTTTTATCGAGCGAGAGTACGCGGAGCCGCCGCCGAACGTTTGCACAGACCCGCCTCTGGTACGGCAGGTGGTGCTCAACTTGTTGAACAATGCTGCCCAGGCCATGGGCGGGGACGGGCGCATCACCATTGCGACTCGGCATCTCGATGGTGACGGGGTGGAGATGAGGATTCGGGACACCGGACCGGGAATTGCCCGGGAACACCTGGAGAAAATTTTTAACCCGTTTTTCACCACCAAGGAACCGGGCAAGGGAACCGGACTGGGATTGTCCATCTGCCTTCGCATTGTCAACGAGTTGGGCGGAACCCTGGCCGTGGAAAGCGAACGGGGCAGGGGTGCGGAGTTCATCGTGCGCCTGCCGTCACTCACGCAACGGGAGGATTGA
- a CDS encoding cysteine desulfurase family protein gives MRPLYFDHNATTPLAPQVRAAMAPLLDKVFGNPSSGHAWGLDAKEALEAARGQVAALINANPDEICFTSCATEANNTIIQGLLRPDAENPDPGMITTQVEHPSVLEPAREMARRGATLAALPVDNQGRMHPSDLHNALRPNTRLVSVMLANNETGVIQPVWELSGPCREHGVLLHTDASQAVGKIPVDVRALGVDLLTIAGHKLNAPKGIGALFIRRGVSLPALLFGGGQERGLRPGTENTLLSVGLGAACALAGRDLPEEMARRRMLGEVLRDGLSRLGADFMIFGENAARLPNTLLVGFRGWDAGRIVEELALRDVAVSAGAACHAPEHEANDPHKASISHVLRAMDAPVEYAAGSIRFSWGWGTSREDVLDLIERLARVLRPAR, from the coding sequence ATGCGTCCATTGTATTTCGACCACAACGCCACCACCCCTCTGGCCCCGCAAGTCCGCGCTGCCATGGCTCCATTGCTGGACAAGGTTTTCGGCAACCCGTCCAGTGGCCATGCCTGGGGACTGGACGCCAAGGAAGCGCTGGAAGCCGCCCGGGGGCAGGTTGCGGCATTGATCAACGCGAATCCGGATGAAATCTGTTTTACTTCCTGCGCCACGGAAGCCAACAATACCATTATCCAGGGATTGCTTCGACCTGACGCGGAAAATCCCGATCCCGGCATGATCACCACCCAGGTGGAACACCCCTCGGTGCTGGAACCGGCCAGAGAAATGGCCCGACGAGGCGCAACCCTTGCGGCGTTGCCTGTGGACAACCAGGGTCGAATGCACCCCTCGGACCTGCACAATGCCCTGCGCCCGAACACCCGCCTAGTCTCCGTCATGCTGGCCAACAACGAGACCGGTGTGATCCAGCCCGTGTGGGAACTTTCCGGACCATGCCGGGAACACGGCGTTCTGCTGCATACAGATGCCTCGCAGGCAGTCGGTAAAATTCCCGTGGACGTCCGCGCATTGGGCGTGGATCTCTTGACCATTGCAGGTCATAAGCTCAACGCCCCCAAAGGCATCGGCGCTTTGTTCATCCGACGCGGCGTGTCCTTACCTGCGCTGCTCTTTGGCGGCGGTCAGGAACGCGGTCTGCGACCCGGCACGGAAAACACATTGCTCAGCGTGGGGCTTGGCGCGGCATGCGCCCTGGCCGGACGCGATCTGCCGGAGGAAATGGCCCGACGCCGCATGCTCGGGGAAGTGCTTAGGGACGGATTATCCCGCCTGGGAGCGGACTTTATGATCTTTGGAGAAAACGCAGCCCGGCTGCCCAATACGCTTTTGGTGGGATTCCGGGGATGGGACGCGGGCCGAATCGTGGAGGAACTGGCCTTGCGCGATGTGGCCGTCTCTGCCGGAGCCGCCTGCCATGCCCCGGAACACGAAGCCAACGACCCGCACAAGGCATCCATCTCCCATGTGCTGCGCGCCATGGATGCTCCAGTGGAATATGCTGCCGGATCCATCCGCTTTTCCTGGGGATGGGGAACGAGCCGTGAAGACGTGCTGGACTTGATTGAACGGCTGGCCCGAGTGCTGCGTCCTGCCCGCTGA
- the nadD gene encoding nicotinate (nicotinamide) nucleotide adenylyltransferase, with protein sequence MEPRQGVGILGGSFNPVHTGHVRMALEVLERLRLERVDLVPASIPPHKPMKGLLPFDIRLGLCELAVEGIHGLRANPIEGERSGPSYTCDTLECYPTPPQERFFILGAGTLLEIPTWRHGLEIPALANLVCVNRGGDRCSGFEPVTRLVEERWPDATQLASGREPSWRFSSGARLLCLSVPRLEIKARDIRERWLQGRDLSLLVPPAVQRALQEDGSEFVQAWGRPQTAAGEE encoded by the coding sequence ATGGAGCCTCGACAAGGTGTGGGAATACTCGGCGGGAGTTTCAACCCGGTACACACGGGCCATGTGCGCATGGCGCTGGAGGTGCTGGAGCGGCTGCGATTGGAACGGGTGGATCTCGTCCCCGCTTCCATTCCGCCCCATAAGCCGATGAAGGGATTGCTGCCTTTTGATATCCGGTTGGGGCTGTGCGAGTTGGCCGTGGAAGGCATTCACGGCCTGCGGGCCAACCCCATTGAAGGAGAGCGGAGCGGGCCTTCGTATACGTGCGACACGCTGGAGTGCTATCCCACACCACCGCAGGAGCGTTTTTTTATCCTTGGAGCCGGCACCCTGCTGGAAATTCCCACTTGGCGGCACGGATTGGAAATTCCTGCGCTGGCCAACCTCGTGTGCGTGAATCGCGGGGGGGACAGGTGCAGCGGCTTTGAACCTGTGACCCGCCTGGTGGAAGAACGCTGGCCCGATGCAACGCAGCTTGCCTCGGGCCGGGAACCGTCCTGGCGGTTCTCCTCTGGAGCCAGATTGCTATGTCTTTCCGTTCCCCGTTTGGAAATCAAGGCCCGGGATATCCGGGAGCGTTGGCTGCAAGGACGTGACCTTTCCCTGTTGGTGCCTCCGGCGGTGCAGCGCGCCCTCCAGGAAGACGGCTCCGAGTTTGTCCAGGCCTGGGGCCGTCCACAAACCGCCGCGGGGGAAGAATGA
- a CDS encoding cytochrome c maturation protein CcmE — protein sequence MSAQNSKGVYIAAFALLLGGLGYLIVTGLSQGATPTLSVAQAASMDVEELRHVRLFGTVLPEDIEQRSDNLGVAFHVADNTGASVSMRVEYRGSVPDTFAAGSEVIIKGDWDEQAEVFRATQLTTKCPSKYEEKREEG from the coding sequence ATGAGTGCACAAAATTCCAAGGGAGTATACATCGCCGCGTTCGCGTTGCTGCTCGGCGGACTGGGATATCTCATCGTCACGGGCCTGAGCCAGGGGGCAACACCCACGCTCAGCGTGGCCCAGGCCGCGTCCATGGACGTGGAGGAGTTACGGCACGTGCGGCTTTTCGGCACGGTACTGCCTGAAGACATTGAACAGCGTTCGGACAATCTCGGCGTGGCCTTCCATGTGGCTGACAACACCGGGGCTTCGGTTTCCATGCGTGTGGAATATCGAGGCTCAGTGCCGGACACCTTCGCGGCCGGATCCGAAGTGATCATCAAGGGGGATTGGGACGAGCAGGCCGAAGTGTTTCGCGCCACCCAGCTGACCACGAAGTGTCCCTCAAAATATGAAGAAAAACGAGAGGAAGGGTAG